The Amycolatopsis sp. DG1A-15b genome contains the following window.
AAGCTCTCGAATTCGGTGCCGCACAACGGGTTCCGGTGTCTTACTCCGGCGGCATGTTCGGGTCGGCGCACGTGCTGTCGTCGTTCCGCGATGCGCTGTCCCTCGAGTACGACCTCCGTGCGCCCCTGCTGGAACCGCACATCGGTGCCGCGCTCTACGCGGCGCGCCTGCACGGACACCCGTTGCGGGCCGGGCAAGTCCACCCGGCCGCGTCCCTGCCTCGCTGAGGAGCCGAGATGTCGTTCACCCGCGCGAACAGCTGGATCCCGTACGCGGGACTGCTGGTGGTGTTCTGGGGGGTGTGGGGGGCCTTTTCCAGCCTGCCCACCAAGCTCTACGCCTACCCCGACCCGATGGTCTACGTGGTCTGGGCGCTGACCATGCTCGTGCCCGCGTGGTTCTCGCTGCGCGGCAAGAAGTTCGACCGCGGCCGCGTCGCCGCCGGGTACGGGCTGCTGATCGGGCTCACCGGGGCAGGTGGCCAGCTGCTGCTGTTCAAGGCCCTCACCATCGGACCGGCGTACGTGATCTTCCCGATCGTCGCGCTTTCGCCCGCGGTCACGGTGCTGCTGGCGTTCGCCGCGTTGCGGGAACGGCTCGGGGGGTGGTCGTGGGCCGGTGTGGTGCTCGCGCTGGTCGCCGTCGTCCTGTTCTCCGTCTCCACGGGGGACGGCGGGGACAGCGGGTGGCTCTACCTGGTGCTGGCCGCCGGAGTCTGCGTGGCGTGGGGTGTCCAGGCGTTCTTCATGCGCAAGGCCGCGCTCGCCGGCGTGGACGACGCGTCGACGTTCGGCTGGATGACGATCAGCGGGCTGCTGCTGATCCCGGTCGCCGTGCTGATGATGGGCGGGCTCCCGCTGGGGTTCCCGTGGCAGGCGCCCGCGCTCACCGCCGGTACCCAGCTGCTCAACGCGGTCGGCGCGCTGTTCCTCGTGATGGCGATGAGCCGGGGCAAGGCGTCGATCGTGGCGCCGGTGACCAACGCGCTGGCCCCCGTGCTGACGATCGTCCTGTCTCTGCTGTTCTTCGGCGCCGCGCCGACCGGGTTCCAGATCGCGGGCATCGTGCTGGCTCTCGCCGGTTCGACCCTGATGGTGTACCGCGCGGAAAAGTCCACGGAGCTGGTCCCCGGCAGCGCGGTGTCATGACGCCGCGGATCGTCACGGTCACCCTCAACCCCGCCATCGACGTGACCTACCGGGTGGACGCGCTGCGCGTGGGGGAGACCGTGCGGGTGCCGGACGTCCGGTCGCGCGCCGGCGGCAAGGGCGTCAACGTCGCGGCGGTGGTCCGCGAACTGGGTGGCGAGAGCCTGGTGCTGGCGCTCACCACGACCCGGACACCCGACGAGTTCCGGATCGGGCTGGACGAGCTGCGCCTCGCGCACCGGCTCGTCCCGGCGCTGCCCGCGGTGCGGCGGACCGTGGCGGTGGTGACGCCCGCCGACGGGACGACGATGCTGCAGGAGAACGGCTTTCCGGCCGGGGAGGCCGCGGAAGCGGGCATCGTCGCCGCGCTTCGCGCCGAGCTCGCGGCCGGGGCGGGAGCCGTCGTGATCTCCGGCAGCGTGCCCGCCGGGCTGGCCGCCGACGTTCCCGCGAAGCTGGCTCGGCTGTGCGTCCGGCACGACGTGCCGGTCATCGCCGACGTCTCCGGTGCCGCCCTCCGCGAGGCCGCTCGCAGTGGAGCCGTGCTCATGCCGAACGAAGACGAGCTGGCGGACCTGGCCGGGTCCGGTCAGGACCTGGTGACCGCGGGAGCCCCGGCGGTGGTCGCCACCTTGGGCCCCGGAGGCGCGATGGCCGTGACTGCCGGGGGCGCTTGGCGCGCCCGGCCCGCCGAAGTCGTCACCGGCAATCCGGCCGGTGCCGGAGACGCCGGAGCCGCGGCGCTGGCCATGCACCTGACAGTGTCCGAAGTGGACTGGCCGGTCGCGCTGGCGGACGTGGTCGCGACGTCGGCCGCCGCGGTGCTGCGGCCGGTCGCCGGCGAGATCGACGTCGCGGCCAGGGAAAAGTGGAGTCGTGCCGTGAAAGTGGAGAGGATCCGATGAACTGGGCCGCCTTGCTGGACGACCTGCGGACGCAGCGGCGCGCGATCGGGGCGTTCAACGCGATCCTGATCGAGCACGCGGAAGCCGTCGTGGCCGGCGCGGAGCGCAGCGGCCTCCCGGTGATCCTGCAGATCTCGCAGAACGCCGTTCGCTACCACGGTTCGCTCGCGCCGTTCGCGCTCGCCTGCCTGCGGCTGGCCGGGACCGCGACCGTGCCGGTCCTGGTCCACCTCGACCACATCGAGGACGAGGAGCTGATCCGCGAGGGCCTCGACCTGGGCATCACGTCCGTCATGTTCGACGCCGCCGCGCTGCCCTACGCCGAGAACGTGGCCAGGACGAAAGCCGTCGCCGAACGCTGCCACGCGGCGGGCTGCCGGGTCGAGGCGGAGCTCGGCGAGATCGGCGGCAAGGACGGCGCCCACGCCCCCGGCGTGCGCACGGACCCGGCCGAGGCCCGCGAGTTCGTCACCGCGACCGGCGTGGACTCCCTCGCCGTGGCCGTCGGCTCGTCGCACGCCATGGCCGACCGCAGCGCGGTGCTGGACGAAGAGCTGATCACCGCGCTCGCGCGGAGCGTTCCGGTGCCGCTGGTGCTGCACGGTTCCTCGGGCGTCCCCGACGAGGGACTGCGCGGGGCGGTGGCGAGCGGCATCGTCAAGGTCAACATCGGAACGCGGCTGAACCAGGTGCTCACCGAAGCCGTGCGTTCGACGCTCGGGACGCACACGGCCCTCACCGACCCCCGCCGCTACCTGGCTCCCGGCCGCGACGCGGTCCGCGACGAGGTGGCGCGGCTGCTCACCCTGCTCGCGAAATGAGCCCGGCACCGGGAACCCGCGACAGCGGGGAATTCCGGCTCGCCGATGAAATTTTCCCGCCGTGGCCGGGTGATCACGCGACGGCGAACGTCTCGGAACGAACGGGTGACCAGCGGCGATCCGATGGCCTGCGGGAGGGAGGTGGTGCCACCGGTGCGCGGTCGTTTGAAGTTGCGGAGCCCTCTTGTCACCCTGAGGCGGACTTTTCCCTCGGCCCTGGAGGCGAGCATGCGACGAGTCGCGACGACGGTCCGGGCGACCAGGCTCATCGTGACCATCCTGGCCGCGATGACCACGGTGGCCGCGCTCGCGGCGGGGCCCGCCCTCGCCCGGCCGCGCGACAGCGCGCCGGGCAATCCGTACCAGCGAGGCCCCGATCCGACGGTGGCGATGATCGAATCGAGTACCGGTCCGTTCGCGACGGCGTCGGCGAGCGTGCCGGCGGGTCACGGGTTCAACGGTGGACGGGTGTACTACCCGACCGACACGAGCCTGGGTACCTGGGGTGCGCTGGCGATCGTGCCCGGCTATTCCGCGTTGTTCGCCGACGAGGAAGCGTGGATGGGGCCGTGGCTGTCCTCGTTCGGGTTCGTGGTGATCGGCGTGGAGACCAGCACCCGCACCGACAGCGCCGACGCCCGCGGCACCGAGCTGCTGGCCGCGTTGGACTACCTGACGACGCAGAGCCCGGTGCGCGACCGGGTCGACCCGGACCGGCTGGCCGTGCTCGGCCATTCCGCGGGCGGGGCCGGGGCGTTGCTCGCGGCGGAACGCCGGCCCGCGCTCAAGGCCGCGATCGGGCTCGCGCCCGGCTCACCGGTGGGCAACTTGTCGCTGGCCACGGACCGGGTGCCGACGATGGTGCTCGGTGGGCAGAACGACTCCGTGGTCACGCCGTCCTACCTCAGCGGTCTCTACGCCACCATGCCCGCCTCGACGCAGAGCGTTTTCGCCCAGATCGCCGGCGCCGACCACGTCTACTACACCCATCCCAACAACGTCGAGATGAAACTGCTGATCCCGTGGCTGAAAACCTTCCTGGACAGTGACACCCGGTACCCGCCCTTCCTGTGCCCGGCGCCCCCCGATCCCCGATCCATCTCGATCTACACGCCCAAGTGCCCGTACGTGCCCGGCGGCAGCACACCACCGGGAGACGGGAACACCGGCCCGTTGCACGCGGTGGGCGCGGCCAAGTGCCTCGCCGCGCCCTCGTCCGGCGCGCCGGGCACGCAGGTGACCATCGGCGTGTGCGACGGCCGGGCCGGGCAGGCTTGGACGCGGACCGCCGCCGCCCAGCTGACCGTGACGCCGGCCGGCACGCCGCTGTGCCTGGACGCCAACGGCCAGGGCACGAGCCCGGGGACCAAAGTGATCGTGTGGTCCTGCAACGGCCAGGCCAACCAGCAGTGGAACGTCAACGCCGACGGCACCGTCACCGCGCGGTCCGGGCTGTGCCTGGACGTGACCGGTGCTTCCACCGCCGACGGCGCCCTGGTCGAACTGTGGTCCTGCAACGGCGGCAGCAACCAGCGGTGGAGTCTCGGCTGATGCCTTGACCGCTTGCCCGGGTGCCCATCCGAACCCGGCCGTGCCTTCCGCACTCGAGGGGCTGCCATCGGCCGTTGTTCCGGCCGGGCCGCAGGTGCTATACCGGCAGCTGCCCGGTGTCGCGACGACGCGATGCCACGAGCGAGCGGAGTGTCCGGTGGCCAACCGTGCTGTGCGCTCATCCGCCCTGGTTGCGGCGCTGACCGCGCCCGTCCTCCTGCTGGGGACCGCGACCGCGGTGGCCGCTCCCGACGCGCCACCGGGTCGGTGGCCGGCGATCGAGACGGTGTCGAACCCTCGGGCGGCGCTCGTCAGCGGGGGACAGGTTCTGGTCAGGGTCGTCGTGCCGCCGAGGGCCGGGCGGGTCGACGTCAGCGCGAATGGCCACGACGTCACCTCGAGCTTTCACGCCCAGCCGGACGGCAGCCTGCTCGGACTGGTGAGCGGCCTGCGCGACGGCGTCAACGACCTGAGCGCCCGGACGAGCGGACGCGGCCCGGACCGGCGGGCGCACCTGCGCGTCACCAACCACCCGATCACCGGGCCCGTCTTCTCCGGCGCGCAGCAGCTCCCGTTCTACTGCGAGACCCAAGCCTTCGGCCTGCCCGCCGCGTCGCAGCCGTTCTGCGGCGCGCCGACCCAGGTGAGCTACCAGTACCGCACGACCGCCGGGACGTTCGCACCGCTGGCGGATCCGGCGAGCCGGCCCGCGGACCTCGCGACGGCCACGGTCGGCGGGCACGCGGTGCCGTACGTGGTCCGCGTCGAACGCGGCACGATCGATCGCGCCGTCTACGAGATGGCGGCGCTCTACGACGGCGCGCCCTCGCCCGTCTCGCCGGAGCACGGCTGGAACGGGAAGCTGGTCTACACCTTCGGGGGCGGCTGCAACGCGGGCTACCACCAGGGCAGCTCGACCGGCGGGGTCGTCAACGACCTGTTCCTGGCCCAGGGCTACGCGGTCGCGTCGTCGACCCTGAACGTGCTCGACAACAACTGCAGCCCGATCATCTCGGCCGAGGCGGCGATGATGGTCAAGGAGCACTTCATCGAGACCTACGGCCCGGTGGCGCACACCATCGGCTGGGGTGGCTCGGGCGGGGCGATCCAGCAGTACGACATCGCGGAGAACTACCCCGGCATCGTCGACGGCATCATCCCCGGTGTCTCGTTCCCGGACCCGCTGAGCACGGGCGGCCCGGTGTCGGACTGCCGCCTGCTGGAGCGGTACTTCGCCGGGCCGGGCGCGTCGTTCACCGCGGCGCAGAAGCAGTCCGTTGCGGGCTTCGCCAGCTACGACACCTGCGTCTCCTGGGACAAGACCTTCGCCAGCCGCGCCACCGCGACCGGCAGCTGCAACGCCGCCATCCCGGTTTCGGCGCGGTGGGATCCGGTCACCAACCCGCGCGGGGTGAAGTGCAACTCCAATGAGCAACTGGCCAACCAGCTCGGGCGGGACCCGGAGACCGGGTTCGTGCGCAGCCCGCTGGACACCACCGGCGTGCAGTACGGCTTGGCCGCACTGAAAGCCGGGACGATCACCGCGGCGCAGTTCGCGGACCTCAACGCCGCCATCGGCGGCCTCGACCACACCGGAACGCCTGTGCCGCAGCGGATCGCGGCCGACCCCAAGGCGCTCGCCGCGGTGTACGCCGACGATCTCGTGAATTCCGCGTCGCAAGGCCTGCGCGAGACGCCGATCATCGACCAGCGCACCGATCTCGACCTCGCCGGGTTCGGCAACGACATCCACACCACCGAGTGGTCCTACGTGATGCGGCAACGGCTTCTGCGGGCCAACGGCACCGCGGGCAACCAGGTCATCATCGAAAACCACCCCACCGCGGCCGAAGCGGGCTCGGCCAGCGTCTACGAGCTCGACGCGATGGACCGCTGGCTCACCGCGATCGACGCCGACAGCTCGCACCGGAGCCGCCAGCAGAAGGTGCTGGCGAACCGGCCGGGCGATCTCGGCGACGGGTGCTACCTCTCGGCCGCGTCCCGGATCACCGAGAAGCTGACGTACCCGGCGAGCGGCCGGTGCGGCGCGCAGTACCCGGTGGCGGCCGACACCCGGATGGTCGCGGGGGAGAGCTTGGCCCTCGACGTGCTGAAGTGCCGGCTGAAGCCGCTCGACTTCCGCGACTACCCGGTCACCTTCACCGCCGCGGACCGGCAGCGGCTGCGGGCGGCGTTCCCGGCCGGGGTGTGCGACTACGGCCGTCCGGGCGTCGGGCAGCGTCCCCCGATCGGAACCTGGCTGAGCTACGGCGACGAACGGACCGGCACCACCCCGCCGACGAAGCCGCGGTGATCACCCGAGGCAGTCTTGGTGCCCGAACGGACGCGGTGCGGGCGGCGGGGCGGGCGGTTGCGGTATACCCGGAGCAGTGGAGGAAATCCGGGCCGAGTTCATCAGGCCGCTGCTGACGTCGTTGTCCGCGCACCCCGCCGGACGCCCTGCCTACTCCGACGGCCGGCGGACGCTGACCCACGGTGAGCTGGCCCGCGCCAGTGCGGACTTCGCCGCGGGGCTCGGCGTGTCCCGGGGCGATCGCGTGCTGGTCCACGTCGGCAGCCGGGTCGAGTTCGTCGTGGCCCTGCTGGCGGTGCTGCGGGCGGCGGCCGTCGGCGTGCCGGTGAGCGTGCGGTCGACCGAAGCCGAGCTCGCCCACCTGGCCGACGACTCGGGGGCGACCCTCCTGATCACCGAGTCGCGGCATGCCGAGGTGGCGCAACGGCTGCGGCAGAGCCGGCCGGGCCTTCGGGTTCTCTTCGTCGAGGAGCCGCCGCCGGCGGCGGCTCCGCCGCGGGACGACCTCGGGCTCGACGAGCCCGCTTGGCTGCTCTACACCTCCGGCACCACCGGACGGCCGAAAGGCGTTCTCCTCTCGCAACGCGCGATGCTGTGGTCGACCGCCGCCTGTTACGTCCCCGTGTTCGGGATCGAGGCCGGTGACACCGTGGTGTGGCCGCTGCCGGTCCACCATGCCTACGCCCTGTCGCTCGCCTTCACGGCCACGATCGCGCTCGGCGCCCACACCCGGCTCGCCGACGGCTGCTCGCCGGAGCTGCTCGCGCAGTACCCGGGCTGCGTGCTCGCCGGGGTGCCGGCCACCTACCTGCGGCTCCGCCAGGAAGCCGACGGCCCGGTCGTCTCGCCGAGGCTGTGCCTGACCGGCGGTGCGCCGTGCACGCCGGCGACCCGCGCCGCGGTCCGGGAGCTGTTCGGCCTGCCCCTCGTCGACGGCTACGGGAGCACCGAGACGGGCGGGAAGCTCGCGATGGAGCGCCCCGGCGAACCGGGACTGGTCCCGGTGCCCGGCATGGAGGTCCGGATCGACGCGGGGGAAGTGCTCGTCCGCGGCCCGGGACTGATGCTGGGCTACCACGGGCAACCCGGGTCGCCGTTGCGGGACGGCTGGTACCGCACCGGTGACGCCGGCCGGTTCGACGGCGGCCGGCTGGTGCTGGACGGCCGGGTCGACGACGTGATCGTCTGCGGTGGCCAGAACGTCCACCCCACCGAGATCGAGGCCGTGCTGGAGGAGTCCCCGTCGGTGCGGGAAGTCCTCGTCACCGGCCGGCCCGACGACGTCGTCGGGCAGGTGCCGGTGGCGTTCGTGGTCGCCGGGCCGGACGGCTTCGACGCCGAGGAGCTGCGTCGCCTCTGCCTCAGCAGGCTTTCGCTGCACAAGGTGCCGGTGGCCTACCTCGAAGTCGACTCGATCCCGCGGACGGCGTCGGGCAAACCGAAGCGGCACGCCATGGCGAGCGCGCCGGAGCAGCGGGACCTCGCCGCGGTGGTGCGGGCCGAGCTGACGGCCCTCTGCGGGCACGACGGCGGCGACGGGTGGCGGGACCGGCCCTTCACCGACCTCGGGTTGTCTTCCCTGGCCGGCGTGCAGTTCCGGCACCGGATCACCGCGCTGACCGGCGTGCCCGTCCCGCACTCGCTGATCTACGACTTCCCCACGCCGGGTGCGGTGATCGCCGAGCTGACGCGGCTCGCCTCGGCGAGCCCGGCGGAGCCGCCGCGCGCGAGCCCGGCGAAGTCCGCGGAACCGATCGCCGTCGTGGCGATGGCGTGCCGGTTCCCCGGTGGCGTGCGCTCGCCGGATGACCTGTGGCGGCTCGTGGCGGACCGGGTGGACGCGACGAGCGAGTTCCCCGCCGACCGCGGCTGGGACGTGGCGGGGTTGTACGACCCGGACCCGGACCGGATCGGGCACTCGGTGACCCGCCGCGGCGGGTTCCTCGACGGTTTCGCGGACTTCGACGCCGGGATGTTCGGCATTTCGCCGCGGGAGGCGCTGGCGACCGACCCGCAGCAGCGGCTGCTGCTGGAGACGTCCTGGGAGGCGTTCGAGCGGGCCGGTGTCGACTTGGCGACCCTGCGCGGCAGCGACACGGGTGTGTTCGTCGGCGTCATGAACGAGGACTACGCGAGCCGGTTCACCAGCCATCACGAGCTCGAGGCGTGGCTGGGCATCGGCTCCTCGCACGCGGTCGCCTCGGGCCGGATCTCCTACACCTTCGGGCTCACCGGACCCGCTCTCACCGTCGACACGGCCTGCTCGTCTTCGCTGGTCGCGCTGCACCTGGCCGTGAAGGCGCTGCGCGAGGGGGAGTGTTCGCTCGCGGTCGCCGGCGGGTCCACGGTGATGGCCACCCCGCGGACCTTCCTCGCCTTCAGCCGGCAGCGCGGCCTGTCCCCGGACGGCCGGTGCCGGTCCTACGCGGCCGGAGCCGACGGCACGGCGTGGTCGGAGGGCGCCGGGGTGATCCTGCTGGAACGGCTGTCCGACGCCCGCCGGAACGGGCACCCGGTGCTGGCCGTGCTGCGCGGCACCGCGGTGAACGCCGACGGCGCGTCGAACGGCCTGACCGCGCCCAGCGGACGCGCCCAGCAGGCGCTCATCGCGGCGGCGCTCGCGGACGCGGGGCTGACCGCGGCGGACGTCGACGCCGTCGAAGGGCACGGGACGGGAACGCCGCTGGGTGACCCGATCGAGGCGGACGCGCTGATGGCGGCGTACGGGCGTGGCCCGCGCCGGGAGCCGCTCTGGCTGGGCTCGGTGAAGTCGAACATCGGCCACACCCAGGCCGCCGCCGGGATCGCCGGCGTGATCAAGGTGGTGACGGCGCTGCAGCACGAGCAACTGCCGGCGTCGCTCCACGCGGACGAGCCGAGCCCGCACGTCGACTGGGCGTCCGGCGCGGTGAAGCTGCTGGCGGAGGCCCGGCCGTGGCCGCACGCGGACCGGGCCCGCCGGGCGGGGGTGTCGGCCTTCGGGATCGGCGGCACCAACGCGCACGTGATCGTCGAAGAGGCACCGACGCCGGAGCCGCCGGCCCGGCGGCCGTTCCCCGCGGCGCCCTGGCTGCTCAGCGCCGCGGACGGCGACGCGCTCCGGCTCGTCGCGGCCGGGCTGGCCGAGGCGCCTGACAGCGTCGATGTCGCCTACACCCTCGCCCGGCGGACGCCGCTCGCCCACCGCGTGCTGGTGCCCGCGGCGAACCGGGAGGCCCTGCGAGCGGTCGCCGAAGGGCGCGTGCCCGGCCGGACCGTCCGGAGCGGAACCCGGCTCGCCGTGGTGTTCGGCGGGCAGGGCGCGCAGCGGGCCGGGATGGGCCGGGAGCTGGCCGAGCGGTTCCCGGTGTTCGCCGACGCCTTCGAGGAGGCGTGCGAAGCCCTGGGCGATGACGTGCGCGATGTCGCCTTGGCCGGCGGGGAAACGCTGGACCGAACCGATCACGCGCAAGCCGCGCTGTTCGCCTTCGGCGTCGCGCAGTACCGGTTGTTCGAGTCGTGGGGCCTGCGCCCCGACGTCCTGCTGGGCCATTCGATCGGGGAGATCACCGCCGCGCACGTCGCCGGCGTGCTGTCGCTGGCGGACGCGGCAACGCTCGTGGCGGCGCGCGGCCGGCTCATGGCCGCGTTGCCCGGCGACGGGGTGATGATCGCCGTGGTGGCCGCCGAGGCGGACGTGGCCCCGCACGTGGGCGGCGCCGTCGCCATCGCCTCGGTCATCGGGCCGCGTACGGTCGTGCTCTCCGGCGAGAGAGCCGCGACGACGGCGCTCGCCGATCGCTTCGGCGGCGGGACGCTGCTGCGCGTCAGCCACGCCTTCCATTCACCGCTGCTGGACCCGATGCTCGACGAGTTCCACGAGGTCGCTGCGGGACTGCCGCACCACCGTCCTGCCCTCCCGCTCGTCTCGTGCGTGAGCGGGGAACCGGTCGAGGAGATCGAGCCGGGCCACTGGCGCCGCCACGCTCGTTCGACGGTGCGGTTCGCCGACGCGCTCGCCACGGCGACGGCTTCCGGGCCGGCCATCGGCCTCGAGATCGGCCCGGCGCCGACGCTCGGCCGCCTGGCCGCCGACATCATGCCGATGACGTCGGCCAGGATGTCGGGCTTCGGGGCGCTGGCCGCGGCGGGCGCGGTGCACACGGCCGGCGTCCGGGTGGACTGGCCCGCGGTGTTCGCCGGCTCGGGCGCGCGGATCACGCCGTTGCCCACGTACCCGTTCAAGCGCACCCGGTACTGGCTGGACCAGCCGGCCCCGGAACAGACCGGCGACCACGCCGTGCTCGGTCCGGCGCTGGCGGCGCCCGACTCGCCGCGGGTCGTGCACGGCGGCTCGCTCGGCGTCCGCCGCCACCGGTGGCTCGCCGACCACGTCGTCGGCGGATCCGTGCTGGTGCCCGGGACGTTGTTCACCGAGCTGGCTCTGCACGCGGGCGGAGCGGGCGTCGAGGAGCTCGTGATCGAAGCCCCGCTCCGCCTGGACGACGGCGAGGACGTCCACGTCCAGGTCGTCGTGGACGAGCCGCGGATCGACGTCTACGCCCGGGCCCGCGACGACGAGCACTGGCGGAAGCACGCCGGGGGGAAGCTGCGCCCGCGCGGCCCGCTCCCGCCCGCCTGGAGCGAGGCGTGGCCGCCGGCCGGGGCCGTGGCAGCCGACGTCGCCGAGGCCTACCGCGCGCACGCCTACGGGCCCGCTTTCCAAGCCGTGCGACGGTTGTGGCTGCGCGGTGAAGAGTTCTTCGCCGAGGTCGAGCTGCCGCCGGACGTCGGGGGCCGGTTCGAGCTGCACCCGGTCCTGCTGGACGCGGCCGTGCACGCGACCGCGCTGGCCGAGGGGCCGGCGGCCGGGCAGCGGGTGCCGTTCCTCTGGAGCGGGGTCGAGGTCTACGCGCCCGGTGCGCGGCGGGCCAGGGTGCACGGTGTCCGGCTCGGCGCCGGCGCGGTCCGGGTCACGCTGTACGACGAAGCCGGGAACCCGACGGCCGGGATCAAAACCCTGACGACCCGGCCGATGGCGGCCCCCGACACCATGCTTTACCGTCCACAGTGGATTCCGATGTCGCCGGTGGCGGCCGCGGAACCGGTGCGGATCGTGGAAATCGCCGGTGTGCCGGGTGACGTGCGCGCGGTGGCCGGCCACGCGCTCGCCGTTCTCCACGACTGGCAGGGCGGCCGCGACCGGCTCCTCCTGGTCACCCGCAACGCGACCGGCCCCGATCCCGACCCGGCCGCCGCGGCGGCGTGGGGACTGGGCTGCGCGGCCGCGGCGGAACACCCGGGCCGGATCAGCATGGTCGACCTCGAGCCGGGCTTCCCGGTGACGCGGGTGGCCGACCTCGCCGGCGGCAGCGCGGAGCCGCAGATCGCCGTGCGCGACGGAGTTCCGCACGTCCTGCGGATCACGCGGGCCGCCCCGGCGCCGGCGCGCCCGATCGACGCGAGCGGGACGGTGCTGATCACCGGCGGGACGGGAGCGCTCGGCGCCGTGCTGGCCCGGCACCTCGTCACCGAGCACGGCGTCCGGCACCTCCTGCTGGTGAGCCGGAGCGGGCCGGCGGCGCCCGGAGCCGGGGACCTGCTCGCGTCCCTGCGGGAACTCGGGGCGGACGCGCGGATCGTCGCGGCCGACGTCGCGGACCGGGCCACCGTCGTGGGGCTGGTCGGCAGCTGCGATCCACCGTTGACGGCGGTCGTGCACAGCGCGGCCGTCGTCGACGACGGGGTGCTGGCGGCCCAGACGGCGGAACGCCTGGACGTCGTGCTGCGCCCCAAGGCGGACGCGGCGCTGGTCCTCGACGAGGTGACCCGGCACCTGCCGCTGACGGCCTTCATCCTGTTCTCCTCGATCGCCGGGGTGTTCGGCAAGGCCGGGCAGGCCAATTACGCGGCCGCGAACCGGGTGCTGGACGCCGTGGCGTCCCGCCGCCGGGCGGCGGGGCTGCCCGCGTTGTCGCTGGCGTGGGGACTGTG
Protein-coding sequences here:
- a CDS encoding PfkB family carbohydrate kinase; translated protein: MTPRIVTVTLNPAIDVTYRVDALRVGETVRVPDVRSRAGGKGVNVAAVVRELGGESLVLALTTTRTPDEFRIGLDELRLAHRLVPALPAVRRTVAVVTPADGTTMLQENGFPAGEAAEAGIVAALRAELAAGAGAVVISGSVPAGLAADVPAKLARLCVRHDVPVIADVSGAALREAARSGAVLMPNEDELADLAGSGQDLVTAGAPAVVATLGPGGAMAVTAGGAWRARPAEVVTGNPAGAGDAGAAALAMHLTVSEVDWPVALADVVATSAAAVLRPVAGEIDVAAREKWSRAVKVERIR
- a CDS encoding DUF6351 family protein; its protein translation is MANRAVRSSALVAALTAPVLLLGTATAVAAPDAPPGRWPAIETVSNPRAALVSGGQVLVRVVVPPRAGRVDVSANGHDVTSSFHAQPDGSLLGLVSGLRDGVNDLSARTSGRGPDRRAHLRVTNHPITGPVFSGAQQLPFYCETQAFGLPAASQPFCGAPTQVSYQYRTTAGTFAPLADPASRPADLATATVGGHAVPYVVRVERGTIDRAVYEMAALYDGAPSPVSPEHGWNGKLVYTFGGGCNAGYHQGSSTGGVVNDLFLAQGYAVASSTLNVLDNNCSPIISAEAAMMVKEHFIETYGPVAHTIGWGGSGGAIQQYDIAENYPGIVDGIIPGVSFPDPLSTGGPVSDCRLLERYFAGPGASFTAAQKQSVAGFASYDTCVSWDKTFASRATATGSCNAAIPVSARWDPVTNPRGVKCNSNEQLANQLGRDPETGFVRSPLDTTGVQYGLAALKAGTITAAQFADLNAAIGGLDHTGTPVPQRIAADPKALAAVYADDLVNSASQGLRETPIIDQRTDLDLAGFGNDIHTTEWSYVMRQRLLRANGTAGNQVIIENHPTAAEAGSASVYELDAMDRWLTAIDADSSHRSRQQKVLANRPGDLGDGCYLSAASRITEKLTYPASGRCGAQYPVAADTRMVAGESLALDVLKCRLKPLDFRDYPVTFTAADRQRLRAAFPAGVCDYGRPGVGQRPPIGTWLSYGDERTGTTPPTKPR
- a CDS encoding class II fructose-bisphosphate aldolase — encoded protein: MNWAALLDDLRTQRRAIGAFNAILIEHAEAVVAGAERSGLPVILQISQNAVRYHGSLAPFALACLRLAGTATVPVLVHLDHIEDEELIREGLDLGITSVMFDAAALPYAENVARTKAVAERCHAAGCRVEAELGEIGGKDGAHAPGVRTDPAEAREFVTATGVDSLAVAVGSSHAMADRSAVLDEELITALARSVPVPLVLHGSSGVPDEGLRGAVASGIVKVNIGTRLNQVLTEAVRSTLGTHTALTDPRRYLAPGRDAVRDEVARLLTLLAK
- a CDS encoding DMT family transporter, with translation MSFTRANSWIPYAGLLVVFWGVWGAFSSLPTKLYAYPDPMVYVVWALTMLVPAWFSLRGKKFDRGRVAAGYGLLIGLTGAGGQLLLFKALTIGPAYVIFPIVALSPAVTVLLAFAALRERLGGWSWAGVVLALVAVVLFSVSTGDGGDSGWLYLVLAAGVCVAWGVQAFFMRKAALAGVDDASTFGWMTISGLLLIPVAVLMMGGLPLGFPWQAPALTAGTQLLNAVGALFLVMAMSRGKASIVAPVTNALAPVLTIVLSLLFFGAAPTGFQIAGIVLALAGSTLMVYRAEKSTELVPGSAVS
- a CDS encoding ricin-type beta-trefoil lectin domain protein; translated protein: MRRVATTVRATRLIVTILAAMTTVAALAAGPALARPRDSAPGNPYQRGPDPTVAMIESSTGPFATASASVPAGHGFNGGRVYYPTDTSLGTWGALAIVPGYSALFADEEAWMGPWLSSFGFVVIGVETSTRTDSADARGTELLAALDYLTTQSPVRDRVDPDRLAVLGHSAGGAGALLAAERRPALKAAIGLAPGSPVGNLSLATDRVPTMVLGGQNDSVVTPSYLSGLYATMPASTQSVFAQIAGADHVYYTHPNNVEMKLLIPWLKTFLDSDTRYPPFLCPAPPDPRSISIYTPKCPYVPGGSTPPGDGNTGPLHAVGAAKCLAAPSSGAPGTQVTIGVCDGRAGQAWTRTAAAQLTVTPAGTPLCLDANGQGTSPGTKVIVWSCNGQANQQWNVNADGTVTARSGLCLDVTGASTADGALVELWSCNGGSNQRWSLG